In one Caldisericaceae bacterium genomic region, the following are encoded:
- a CDS encoding glutamate--tRNA ligase has protein sequence DTLKDIENLSSQIFTPYELKEEIFNELKDPQIKLLLTTFKEKLEALTTFNKDTILDTIKQIGKDLKIKGKALYFPLRLAITMSEQGIEVHEFVYFIGQEEAISRLNKVLEALNA, from the coding sequence TTGATACCCTAAAGGATATAGAAAACCTTTCTTCTCAAATATTCACACCGTATGAATTAAAAGAAGAAATATTTAACGAACTTAAAGATCCTCAAATAAAATTACTTTTAACAACTTTTAAAGAAAAACTTGAAGCACTAACAACTTTTAACAAGGATACGATCCTTGATACTATTAAACAAATAGGTAAAGACCTCAAAATTAAAGGAAAAGCCCTATACTTTCCTCTAAGACTTGCAATAACAATGAGCGAACAAGGAATTGAAGTGCATGAGTTCGTATATTTTATTGGACAAGAAGAAGCTATTTCAAGGCTTAACAAAGTTTTGGAGGCGTTAAATGCTTAA